Proteins encoded in a region of the Mycolicibacterium duvalii genome:
- a CDS encoding helicase-related protein, with protein sequence MVVRDEEWLVTKAEQGSDGWLVYVRGLSELVAETTAAFYSSLDTIEPQDPKEAKVVADGSSGYRDSRLWLEALLRKTPVPYGDQALTVSTHMLADSLAFQQAAVTRALDPMHIRPRILIADAVGLGKTIEIGMILSELVRRGRGERILIVTPKHVLEQMQHELWCRFALPFVRLDSAGIQKVRQKLPATRNPFTYFKRSIISIDTLKSPRYKAHLERQQWDAVVIDESHNLTNVGTQNNELARVLAPNTEALILASATPHNGREESFAELLRLLDPTVVQPDGTFTKQDVESLLIRRHRHSPDVAAEVGGDWAERAEPVHRLVKPSPAEDAVAAELSHTWLHPATGSSPYSGDTKALFPWTLAKAFLSSPAALAESIKQRRNKLDNTDREQRKELQALQTLDDLNAKAINERAGKFSALVARLKEIGVAPGSSMRAVVFAERIATLRWLREHLPAATGLKPDNIAMLHGGLSDVEQQEIVDSFKLETSPIRVLVTGDVASEGVNLHRQCHHLIHYDIPWSLIRIEQRNGRIDRYGQKFPPVISSLILEPSDPEFSGDLRVLSRLLERENQAHSMLGDIASLMGKHSVTEEENVIRDVLAKGMELDDAVRTADEVAEGDDLDAFFAQFDTVDDAPPALPASTRQSLYPDDLTFLDEALQAAFHDVPHAPPAKGGVLWTVSKTHGIAELNPPKDLQQRLGQLPQNYLQHGRVLERLKLATTPSVGEEQLRIAREGKGIDNTTWPEAHFLGPLHPVLDWASDRALTALGRNQVFVIRGDVDAPTVLLMGTLTNKRGQLISRVFSTAVFPNPSNPEFCMVEALEDLNFLTADTGLKPGSSNPGPVADVERYRALIPVAVEHARREMRWVLDAQEKATTERLAHWRQRAERWHTEADHLDLRGAQKSRIGRLGQRIHDEQRLADLLSPTQQLVRPLLVIVGTDTAAAGKER encoded by the coding sequence GCGAAAGTGGTCGCCGACGGTTCCTCGGGATATCGCGACTCCCGGCTGTGGCTCGAAGCACTGCTGCGTAAGACACCCGTGCCGTACGGCGACCAGGCGCTGACGGTGTCGACGCACATGCTCGCCGATTCGCTCGCCTTTCAGCAGGCCGCGGTGACCCGTGCGCTCGACCCCATGCACATCCGCCCGCGAATCCTGATCGCCGATGCGGTCGGCCTCGGCAAAACCATCGAGATCGGCATGATCCTGTCCGAGCTGGTGCGGCGCGGCCGCGGCGAACGCATCCTGATCGTCACCCCGAAACATGTGCTCGAACAGATGCAGCACGAGCTGTGGTGCCGGTTCGCGTTGCCGTTCGTGCGACTCGACTCGGCCGGGATCCAGAAGGTGCGCCAGAAGTTGCCAGCCACGCGTAACCCGTTCACCTACTTCAAGCGGTCGATCATCTCGATCGACACGCTGAAGAGCCCCCGCTACAAAGCACACCTGGAGCGCCAGCAGTGGGACGCGGTCGTCATCGACGAGTCACACAACCTCACCAACGTCGGCACCCAGAACAACGAGCTGGCCCGCGTCCTAGCGCCGAACACCGAGGCGCTCATCCTGGCCTCGGCCACCCCGCACAACGGCCGGGAAGAATCGTTCGCCGAGTTGCTGCGGCTGCTCGACCCGACCGTGGTGCAGCCCGATGGCACCTTCACCAAGCAGGACGTCGAATCCCTGCTTATCCGGCGGCACCGCCACAGCCCCGACGTCGCCGCAGAAGTGGGCGGCGACTGGGCCGAGCGCGCCGAGCCGGTGCACCGGCTGGTCAAGCCGTCTCCGGCCGAGGACGCCGTAGCCGCCGAGCTGTCGCATACCTGGTTGCACCCGGCGACGGGCAGCTCCCCATACTCCGGCGACACCAAAGCCCTGTTCCCGTGGACACTGGCGAAGGCCTTCCTCTCCTCACCTGCCGCCCTTGCCGAGTCGATCAAGCAACGACGCAACAAACTCGACAACACCGACCGCGAGCAGCGCAAAGAGCTGCAGGCGCTGCAGACCCTCGATGATCTCAACGCCAAGGCCATCAACGAACGCGCCGGGAAGTTCTCGGCGCTCGTTGCGCGCCTCAAAGAGATCGGCGTCGCGCCGGGATCGTCGATGCGCGCCGTAGTGTTCGCCGAACGGATTGCCACGCTGAGGTGGCTGCGAGAGCACCTCCCAGCCGCGACCGGGCTGAAACCCGACAACATTGCGATGCTGCACGGCGGTCTGTCGGACGTCGAGCAGCAGGAAATCGTCGACAGTTTCAAGTTGGAAACCTCGCCGATCCGTGTTCTGGTGACCGGCGACGTCGCCTCAGAGGGCGTGAACCTCCACCGACAGTGTCATCACCTCATCCACTACGACATCCCGTGGAGCCTCATACGCATCGAGCAGCGCAACGGCCGCATCGACCGGTACGGGCAGAAGTTCCCTCCAGTGATCTCCTCGCTGATCCTCGAACCATCCGATCCGGAGTTCTCCGGTGACCTACGCGTCTTGTCACGGCTACTGGAACGCGAGAACCAGGCGCACTCCATGCTCGGCGACATCGCCTCGCTGATGGGTAAGCACAGCGTGACCGAGGAGGAAAACGTCATCCGCGACGTGCTGGCGAAAGGCATGGAGCTCGACGACGCGGTCCGCACCGCCGACGAAGTGGCCGAGGGTGACGATCTGGATGCGTTCTTCGCGCAGTTCGACACGGTCGACGACGCACCCCCAGCGTTGCCGGCGTCGACGCGGCAGAGTCTGTACCCCGACGATCTCACCTTCCTCGACGAGGCGTTGCAGGCCGCATTCCACGACGTACCGCATGCCCCGCCGGCGAAGGGCGGGGTCCTCTGGACGGTCAGCAAGACGCACGGCATCGCCGAATTGAACCCGCCGAAAGACCTACAGCAGCGGTTGGGCCAACTGCCGCAGAACTATCTGCAGCACGGCCGCGTGTTGGAACGGCTCAAACTCGCCACCACACCGTCCGTCGGCGAGGAGCAGTTGCGCATCGCTCGAGAAGGCAAGGGCATAGACAACACGACGTGGCCTGAAGCGCACTTCCTCGGGCCGCTGCATCCGGTGCTGGACTGGGCCAGCGACCGCGCCCTAACGGCGCTGGGCCGCAATCAGGTCTTCGTGATACGTGGCGACGTGGACGCGCCGACCGTACTGCTGATGGGTACGTTGACCAACAAACGCGGACAACTGATTTCGCGAGTTTTCTCCACTGCCGTGTTCCCCAACCCGTCTAATCCGGAGTTCTGCATGGTCGAGGCGCTCGAAGACCTCAACTTCCTCACCGCCGACACGGGCCTCAAACCCGGATCATCGAATCCCGGGCCGGTCGCTGACGTCGAGCGCTACCGCGCGCTGATCCCGGTCGCGGTTGAGCATGCCCGCCGCGAGATGCGGTGGGTGCTCGACGCGCAAGAGAAGGCCACCACCGAACGCCTCGCGCACTGGCGGCAGCGCGCGGAACGGTGGCACACCGAAGCCGATCATTTGGATCTTCGCGGAGCCCAGAAGTCCCGCATCGGCAGGCTCGGGCAGCGCATTCACGATGAGCAACGCCTCGCCGACCTGTTGTCCCCCACCCAGCAGCTGGTGCGCCCGCTGCTGGTGATCGTGGGCACCGACACCGCCGCCGCTGGAAAGGAGCGTTGA